A window from Veillonellales bacterium encodes these proteins:
- a CDS encoding molybdenum cofactor synthesis domain-containing protein, with translation MPGKVAAVCISRKKGVRKESVGEGKLIAGWGLEGDAHAGKWHRQVSLLSVSSIEKMREAGKEKGIDLTPGDFAENLTIEGMELFTIPVGTYLTIGEALVEVTQIGKECHQGCEIFKQVGHCIMPKEGIFTRVLVGGRVKAGDSIDFWTGIPVGIITASDKGAKGEREDKSVWEIETLIKDIQGRVIDYRLLPDDQEMLAQAMIEMADELGVAILLTTGGTGFSKRDVTPEATLRVIERSIPGLPEAMRRESSAESPRAMLSRAVAGIRGKCLIVNLPGSPKAVRECLHVILPLLPHAIDILRGTGGECGQPVKNQGEL, from the coding sequence ATGCCAGGAAAGGTAGCGGCGGTTTGTATCAGCAGGAAAAAAGGCGTTCGCAAGGAAAGCGTCGGTGAGGGAAAACTGATAGCAGGCTGGGGCCTGGAGGGAGATGCCCATGCCGGTAAATGGCATAGACAAGTAAGTTTGCTTAGTGTAAGCAGCATTGAAAAAATGCGGGAGGCCGGTAAAGAAAAGGGTATTGATTTAACCCCGGGGGATTTTGCGGAAAATCTGACAATAGAAGGGATGGAACTGTTTACAATACCTGTCGGTACATATCTTACCATCGGTGAAGCATTGGTAGAAGTAACGCAGATTGGCAAAGAGTGCCATCAGGGCTGTGAAATTTTCAAACAAGTGGGTCACTGTATTATGCCGAAAGAAGGCATATTTACTCGTGTGCTGGTTGGCGGCAGGGTAAAGGCAGGGGACAGTATTGATTTTTGGACGGGCATTCCTGTCGGTATTATCACTGCCAGCGATAAAGGAGCCAAAGGCGAGCGGGAAGATAAAAGCGTTTGGGAAATTGAAACGCTTATTAAGGATATACAGGGAAGGGTCATTGATTACCGGCTATTGCCTGACGATCAAGAGATGTTAGCGCAGGCCATGATAGAGATGGCCGATGAACTTGGCGTCGCCATACTCTTAACTACCGGCGGGACGGGGTTTTCCAAGAGAGATGTAACTCCTGAAGCTACGCTTAGAGTGATAGAAAGGTCTATTCCCGGCTTGCCCGAAGCCATGCGGCGGGAAAGCTCTGCCGAATCTCCCCGGGCCATGTTAAGCCGGGCAGTGGCCGGTATTCGCGGCAAGTGCCTGATTGTTAATTTACCGGGCAGCCCTAAAGCGGTCAGAGAATGTTTGCATGTTATTCTACCGTTGCTGCCGCATGCCATAGATATTTTACGCGGCACTGGCGGTGAATGCGGACAGCCGGTTAAAAATCAGGGGGAATTATAA